From Perognathus longimembris pacificus isolate PPM17 chromosome 4, ASM2315922v1, whole genome shotgun sequence, one genomic window encodes:
- the Usp40 gene encoding ubiquitin carboxyl-terminal hydrolase 40 isoform X1: MPWAGAMALPSAAELALRSPAFLRAWTVEGRRPGRLLRSDRQQLREYKLGRRAEICLEALQKEESLGPRDLLLRTRLRVPGERAYAPAVDVVWDAARGCTAASLRQTVADAYALPADKMEIAKYFPERFEWLPISSWNQPVARRKKKKKQENLQGAPYYLKDGDVIGVKNLLLDEDEDFGTAGDDLGKERQRQQALGRKKSREALRAHGSDLFPGAATPAQPRGPEAALSIRVGSFG; this comes from the exons ATGCCATGGGCAGGG GCCATGGCCTTGCCGTCTGCCGCGGAGCTGGCCCTGCGGTCCCCCGCCTTCCTCAGAGCCTGGACGGTGGAGGGCAGGCGCCCCGGCAGGCTCCTGCGCTCGGACCGACAGCAGCTCCG GGAATACAAACTGGGACGGAGAGCTGAGATCTGCCTGGAGGCTCTTCAGAAGGAGGAAAGCTTGGG CCCCCGGGACCTGCTGCTGAGGACGCGGCTGCGCGTGCCCGGGGAGCGCGCCTACGCGCCGGCCGTGGACGTGGTGTGGGACGCGGCGCGGGGCTGCACCGCGGCCTCGCTCCGGCAGACGGTGGCCGACGCGTACGCGCTGCCCGCGGACAAGATGGAGATCGCCAAGTACTTCCCCGAGAGGTTCGAGTGGCTCCCCATATCCAGCTGG AATCAGCCAGTCgccagaaggaagaagaagaagaagcaggagaACTTGCAGGGGGCGCCCTACTACCTGAAGGACGGCGACGTCATCGGGGTGAAG AATCTCCTGCTGGACGAGGACGAGGACTTCGGCACGGCCGGGGACGAcctggggaaggagaggcagaggcagcaggcgctggggaggaagaagag CCGCGAAGCCCTCCGCGCGCACGGCAGCGACCTCTTCCCCGGCGCGGCGACGCCCGCCCAGCCCCGAGGCCCCGAAGCTGCGCTGTCCATCCGCGTGGGGAGCTTCGGATAG